A window from Esox lucius isolate fEsoLuc1 chromosome 16, fEsoLuc1.pri, whole genome shotgun sequence encodes these proteins:
- the dcaf6 gene encoding DDB1- and CUL4-associated factor 6 isoform X2, translated as MSCSGNLVWDVNKRSIGYNEPNAVRINYLGRREFVQRLKLEATLTVHDGCVNTISWNDTGEYILSGSDDTNLVITNPYNRKVKATIRSGHRANIFSAKFMPQTGDQQIISCSGDGIIYYTHTERSPDINRQCQFACHYGTAYEITTVPNDPYTFLSCGEDGTVRWFDLRTKTSCTKEDCKDDILINCRRAATSISICSLVPYYLAVGCSDSSVRIYDRRMLGTRATGNYMGRGTTGMCVRFVPAHLSNKSCRVTSLCYSGDGQEVLVSYSSDYIYLFDPNNDQARELKGPSEERREELRQPPVKRLRLRGDWSDTGPRARPESERERDGEQSPNVSLMQRMSDMLSRWFEEASEAQSSRGTPRPQPRARGTLPRIEGAPTIPHLPRTQPPQEAQAPGGSMETEAPAAPPVPVPLPTATSPSSSGSVATVPAPHPSTSSSTGGPMGLSSPPEQSQGDIAATAASTPTPATETAPSEYGPHRLPVSLVCRRLQRLLLLADPPGQSQSPSTTTAASGSQSRGAADVAAATETAPPTDSPSSLVNKQLGSMTLDEQQGGPETAVSLVKLKTRSGSVSVAGTSSGSGAPSSSTGPVGSRASTAEPVLSLHYSTEGTTTSTIKLDFSDEWSSRSSSSRGCGGARPSEAPGAVQTREGPSAESSAAEQGAAVPGRSRDAAPPAEPVCGAEGASASSSAPGSTLTPAPAQAPASGGSVSASTLERGQGAEDTSGGCRREEPVGEGGHRGATGPGGQGVPTGPGGQGQPSRSNQDSDDSDDDPILIPSARYRGGQGQRRSAAARIQELFRRRKERREMEESETQNIRRPSVKMVYKGHRNSRTMIKESCFWGNNFVMSGSDCGHIFIWDRHTGEHLMLLEADNHVVNCLQPHPYDPILASSGIDYDIKIWSPLEASPSFNRVLAKEVIKRNELMLEETRNTITVPASFMLRMLASLNHIRTDRLEGDPSEGSGQENEDEQ; from the exons ggagaagagaatTTGTCCAGCGGCTGAAACTTGAGGCGACGCTCACTGTTCACGATGGCTGT GTTAATACCATATCTTGGAATGACACGGGGGAGTATATCTTGTCAGGATCGGACGATACTAATCTGGTCATCACAAATCCCTACAACAGAAAG GTCAAGGCCACCATTCGCTCCGGCCACCGCGCCAACATCTTCAGCGCCAAGTTCATGCCTCAGACTGGCGACCAGCAGATCATCTCGTGCTCCGGGGACGGCATCATCTACTACACGCACACGGAGAGGAGCCCGGACATCAACCGGCAGTGCCAGTTCGCCTGCCACTACGGCACGGCCTACGAG ATTACGACGGTACCCAACGACCCTTACACGTTCCTGTCGTGCGGCGAGGACGGGACCGTGCGCTGGTTTGACCTCCGCACCAAGACCAGCTGCACCAAGGAGGACTGCAAAGAC GATATCCTGATAAACTGTCGGCGGGCGGCAACGTCCATCTCCATCTGTTCCCTGGTGCCATACTACCTGGCGGTGGGCTGCTCCGACAGCTCCGTGCGCATCTACGACAGACGCATGCTGGGAACCAGAGCTACAG gtaaCTACATGGGCCGCGGAACAACCGGCATGTGTGTGCGCTTCGTTCCGGCCCACCTGTCCAACAAGTCGTGTCGCGTGACGTCTCTCTGCTACAGCGGGGATGGACAGGAAGTCCTGGTCAGCTACTCCTCTGACTACATCTACCTGTTTGACCCCAACAATGACCAGGCCAGAGAACTGAAGGGGCCgtctgaggagaggagggaagag CTGCGCCAACCTCCAGTGAAGCGACTTCGTCTGAGAGGTGACTGGTCTGACACCGGACCCCGCGCGCGCCCCGAGAGTGAGCGGGAGAGGGACG GCGAGCAGAGCCCCAACGTCTCACTGATGCAGCGGATGTCAGACATGTTGTCCCGCTGGTTTGAGGAGGCCAGCGAAGCCCAGAGCAGCCGGGGAACCCCCCGCCCCCAGCCACGAGCCAGAG GAACTCTTCCCCGCATTGAGGGGGCCCCCACCATCCCACACCTCCCTAGAACACAACCTCCACAAGAAGCCCAGGCCCCTGGGGGCTCCATGGAAACAGAGGCCCCCGCAGCCCCCCCTGTACCAGTACCCCTCCCCACGGctacctccccctcctcttcaggATCGGTGGCAACGGTTCCCGCACCTCATCCATCAACCTCCTCGTCCACGGGCGGCCCGATGGGGCTCTCCTCCCCCCCGGAACAGAGTCAGGGGGACATAGCCGCGACCGCAGCCTCAACCCCTACGCCCGCCACGGAGACAGCACCGTCCG AATACGGTCCCCACCGCCTGCCGGTAAGTCTAGTGTGTAGGCGTCTGCAGCGGCTGCTCCTATTGGCCGACCCACCAGGACAGAGCCAATCCCCTTCCACCACCACCGCCGCCAGTGGGAGCCAATCACGGGGGGCTGCTGACGTTGCCGCGGCCACCGAGACTGCCCCCCCAACAG ATTCTCCCTCGTCTCTGGTTAACAAACAGCTGGGATCCATGACTCTAGATGAGCAGCAGG GAGGGCCAGAAACTGCAGTGAGTTTGGTAAAGTTAAAAACCCGTTCTGGGTCTGTCAGTGTAGCTGGAACCTCATCAGGGTCTGGGGCACCCAGCAGCAGTACTGGACCTGTTGGTAGCCGGGCCTCCACGGCAGAACCCGTCCTGAGTCTACACTACAGCACTGAGGGAACCACCACCAGCACCATCAAACTGGACTTCTCAGATGAGTG GAGCAGCAGGTCGTCCAGTTCCAGGGGATGTGGGGGGGCCAGACCGTCGGAGGCACCAGGAGCCGTCCAGACCAGAGAGGGGCCGTCGGCAGAGAGCTCTGCCGCAGAACAAG GAGCAGCTGTTCCGGGCCGGAGCAGAGATGCCGCTCCCCCGGCCGAGCCAGTGTGTGGGGCTGAGGGTGCCTCTGCGTCCTCCAGCGCTCCGGGCTCCACGCTCACCCCGGCCCCAGCGCAGGCCCCTGCTTCGGGGGGGAGTGTGAGTGCCTCGACCCTGGAGCGGGGCCAGGGCGCCGAGGACACCTCTGGGGGCTGCCGGAGAGAGGAACCCGTCGGGGAGGGAGGACACAGGGGAGCGACCGGGCCCGGTGGGCAGGGAGTTCCGACCGGGCCAGGTGGGCAGGGACAGCCCTCCCGTAGCAACCAGGACTCCGACGACAGTGATGATGACCCGATTCTGATCCCGTCTGCGCGGTACCGAGGAGGACAAGGACAGAG ACGGTCGGCTGCGGCCCGAATCCAGGAGCTGTTTAGACGGAGGAAGGAgcggagagagatggaggagagcgAGACCCAGAACATCAGGAGACCCTCCGTCAAGATGGTCTACAAGGGCCATCGTAACTCCAGGACTATG ATTAAGGAGTCGTGTTTCTGGGGGAACAACTTTGTGATGAGTGGTTCAGACTGCGGCCACATCTTCATCTGGGACAGACACACGGGGGAGCACCTGATGCTGTTGGAGGCTGACAATCATGTGGTCAACTGCCTTCAACCACACCCCTACGACCCAA TACTGGCCTCGTCAGGGATCGACTACGACATCAAGATCTGGTCCCCTCTGGAGGCCTCGCCGTCCTTTAACAGGGTCCTAGCTAAAGAG GTGATCAAGCGTAATGAGTTGATGTTAGAAGAGACCAGAAACACCATAACGGTCCCAGCGTCTTTCATGCTGCGAATGCTGGCTTCCCTCAATCACATCAGAACAG atcGCTTGGAGGGTGACCCCTCAGAAGGTTCCGGACAGGAGAACGAGGATGAGCAGTAG
- the dcaf6 gene encoding DDB1- and CUL4-associated factor 6 isoform X1 has translation MSCSGNLVWDVNKRSIGYNEPNAVRINYLGRREFVQRLKLEATLTVHDGCVNTISWNDTGEYILSGSDDTNLVITNPYNRKVKATIRSGHRANIFSAKFMPQTGDQQIISCSGDGIIYYTHTERSPDINRQCQFACHYGTAYEITTVPNDPYTFLSCGEDGTVRWFDLRTKTSCTKEDCKDDILINCRRAATSISICSLVPYYLAVGCSDSSVRIYDRRMLGTRATGNYMGRGTTGMCVRFVPAHLSNKSCRVTSLCYSGDGQEVLVSYSSDYIYLFDPNNDQARELKGPSEERREELRQPPVKRLRLRGDWSDTGPRARPESERERDGEQSPNVSLMQRMSDMLSRWFEEASEAQSSRGTPRPQPRARGTLPRIEGAPTIPHLPRTQPPQEAQAPGGSMETEAPAAPPVPVPLPTATSPSSSGSVATVPAPHPSTSSSTGGPMGLSSPPEQSQGDIAATAASTPTPATETAPSEYGPHRLPVSLVCRRLQRLLLLADPPGQSQSPSTTTAASGSQSRGAADVAAATETAPPTDSPSSLVNKQLGSMTLDEQQGGPETAVSLVKLKTRSGSVSVAGTSSGSGAPSSSTGPVGSRASTAEPVLSLHYSTEGTTTSTIKLDFSDEWSSRSSSSRGCGGARPSEAPGAVQTREGPSAESSAAEQGAAVPGRSRDAAPPAEPVCGAEGASASSSAPGSTLTPAPAQAPASGGSVSASTLERGQGAEDTSGGCRREEPVGEGGHRGATGPGGQGVPTGPGGQGQPSRSNQDSDDSDDDPILIPSARYRGGQGQRGSAVGDRMIRRSAAARIQELFRRRKERREMEESETQNIRRPSVKMVYKGHRNSRTMIKESCFWGNNFVMSGSDCGHIFIWDRHTGEHLMLLEADNHVVNCLQPHPYDPILASSGIDYDIKIWSPLEASPSFNRVLAKEVIKRNELMLEETRNTITVPASFMLRMLASLNHIRTDRLEGDPSEGSGQENEDEQ, from the exons ggagaagagaatTTGTCCAGCGGCTGAAACTTGAGGCGACGCTCACTGTTCACGATGGCTGT GTTAATACCATATCTTGGAATGACACGGGGGAGTATATCTTGTCAGGATCGGACGATACTAATCTGGTCATCACAAATCCCTACAACAGAAAG GTCAAGGCCACCATTCGCTCCGGCCACCGCGCCAACATCTTCAGCGCCAAGTTCATGCCTCAGACTGGCGACCAGCAGATCATCTCGTGCTCCGGGGACGGCATCATCTACTACACGCACACGGAGAGGAGCCCGGACATCAACCGGCAGTGCCAGTTCGCCTGCCACTACGGCACGGCCTACGAG ATTACGACGGTACCCAACGACCCTTACACGTTCCTGTCGTGCGGCGAGGACGGGACCGTGCGCTGGTTTGACCTCCGCACCAAGACCAGCTGCACCAAGGAGGACTGCAAAGAC GATATCCTGATAAACTGTCGGCGGGCGGCAACGTCCATCTCCATCTGTTCCCTGGTGCCATACTACCTGGCGGTGGGCTGCTCCGACAGCTCCGTGCGCATCTACGACAGACGCATGCTGGGAACCAGAGCTACAG gtaaCTACATGGGCCGCGGAACAACCGGCATGTGTGTGCGCTTCGTTCCGGCCCACCTGTCCAACAAGTCGTGTCGCGTGACGTCTCTCTGCTACAGCGGGGATGGACAGGAAGTCCTGGTCAGCTACTCCTCTGACTACATCTACCTGTTTGACCCCAACAATGACCAGGCCAGAGAACTGAAGGGGCCgtctgaggagaggagggaagag CTGCGCCAACCTCCAGTGAAGCGACTTCGTCTGAGAGGTGACTGGTCTGACACCGGACCCCGCGCGCGCCCCGAGAGTGAGCGGGAGAGGGACG GCGAGCAGAGCCCCAACGTCTCACTGATGCAGCGGATGTCAGACATGTTGTCCCGCTGGTTTGAGGAGGCCAGCGAAGCCCAGAGCAGCCGGGGAACCCCCCGCCCCCAGCCACGAGCCAGAG GAACTCTTCCCCGCATTGAGGGGGCCCCCACCATCCCACACCTCCCTAGAACACAACCTCCACAAGAAGCCCAGGCCCCTGGGGGCTCCATGGAAACAGAGGCCCCCGCAGCCCCCCCTGTACCAGTACCCCTCCCCACGGctacctccccctcctcttcaggATCGGTGGCAACGGTTCCCGCACCTCATCCATCAACCTCCTCGTCCACGGGCGGCCCGATGGGGCTCTCCTCCCCCCCGGAACAGAGTCAGGGGGACATAGCCGCGACCGCAGCCTCAACCCCTACGCCCGCCACGGAGACAGCACCGTCCG AATACGGTCCCCACCGCCTGCCGGTAAGTCTAGTGTGTAGGCGTCTGCAGCGGCTGCTCCTATTGGCCGACCCACCAGGACAGAGCCAATCCCCTTCCACCACCACCGCCGCCAGTGGGAGCCAATCACGGGGGGCTGCTGACGTTGCCGCGGCCACCGAGACTGCCCCCCCAACAG ATTCTCCCTCGTCTCTGGTTAACAAACAGCTGGGATCCATGACTCTAGATGAGCAGCAGG GAGGGCCAGAAACTGCAGTGAGTTTGGTAAAGTTAAAAACCCGTTCTGGGTCTGTCAGTGTAGCTGGAACCTCATCAGGGTCTGGGGCACCCAGCAGCAGTACTGGACCTGTTGGTAGCCGGGCCTCCACGGCAGAACCCGTCCTGAGTCTACACTACAGCACTGAGGGAACCACCACCAGCACCATCAAACTGGACTTCTCAGATGAGTG GAGCAGCAGGTCGTCCAGTTCCAGGGGATGTGGGGGGGCCAGACCGTCGGAGGCACCAGGAGCCGTCCAGACCAGAGAGGGGCCGTCGGCAGAGAGCTCTGCCGCAGAACAAG GAGCAGCTGTTCCGGGCCGGAGCAGAGATGCCGCTCCCCCGGCCGAGCCAGTGTGTGGGGCTGAGGGTGCCTCTGCGTCCTCCAGCGCTCCGGGCTCCACGCTCACCCCGGCCCCAGCGCAGGCCCCTGCTTCGGGGGGGAGTGTGAGTGCCTCGACCCTGGAGCGGGGCCAGGGCGCCGAGGACACCTCTGGGGGCTGCCGGAGAGAGGAACCCGTCGGGGAGGGAGGACACAGGGGAGCGACCGGGCCCGGTGGGCAGGGAGTTCCGACCGGGCCAGGTGGGCAGGGACAGCCCTCCCGTAGCAACCAGGACTCCGACGACAGTGATGATGACCCGATTCTGATCCCGTCTGCGCGGTACCGAGGAGGACAAGGACAGAG AGGATCAGCGGTAGGAGATAGGATGATCAG ACGGTCGGCTGCGGCCCGAATCCAGGAGCTGTTTAGACGGAGGAAGGAgcggagagagatggaggagagcgAGACCCAGAACATCAGGAGACCCTCCGTCAAGATGGTCTACAAGGGCCATCGTAACTCCAGGACTATG ATTAAGGAGTCGTGTTTCTGGGGGAACAACTTTGTGATGAGTGGTTCAGACTGCGGCCACATCTTCATCTGGGACAGACACACGGGGGAGCACCTGATGCTGTTGGAGGCTGACAATCATGTGGTCAACTGCCTTCAACCACACCCCTACGACCCAA TACTGGCCTCGTCAGGGATCGACTACGACATCAAGATCTGGTCCCCTCTGGAGGCCTCGCCGTCCTTTAACAGGGTCCTAGCTAAAGAG GTGATCAAGCGTAATGAGTTGATGTTAGAAGAGACCAGAAACACCATAACGGTCCCAGCGTCTTTCATGCTGCGAATGCTGGCTTCCCTCAATCACATCAGAACAG atcGCTTGGAGGGTGACCCCTCAGAAGGTTCCGGACAGGAGAACGAGGATGAGCAGTAG
- the dcaf6 gene encoding DDB1- and CUL4-associated factor 6 isoform X3 — MSCSGNLVWDVNKRSIGYNEPNAVRINYLGRREFVQRLKLEATLTVHDGCVNTISWNDTGEYILSGSDDTNLVITNPYNRKVKATIRSGHRANIFSAKFMPQTGDQQIISCSGDGIIYYTHTERSPDINRQCQFACHYGTAYEITTVPNDPYTFLSCGEDGTVRWFDLRTKTSCTKEDCKDDILINCRRAATSISICSLVPYYLAVGCSDSSVRIYDRRMLGTRATGNYMGRGTTGMCVRFVPAHLSNKSCRVTSLCYSGDGQEVLVSYSSDYIYLFDPNNDQARELKGPSEERREELRQPPVKRLRLRGDWSDTGPRARPESERERDGEQSPNVSLMQRMSDMLSRWFEEASEAQSSRGTPRPQPRARGTLPRIEGAPTIPHLPRTQPPQEAQAPGGSMETEAPAAPPVPVPLPTATSPSSSGSVATVPAPHPSTSSSTGGPMGLSSPPEQSQGDIAATAASTPTPATETAPSEYGPHRLPVSLVCRRLQRLLLLADPPGQSQSPSTTTAASGSQSRGAADVAAATETAPPTGGPETAVSLVKLKTRSGSVSVAGTSSGSGAPSSSTGPVGSRASTAEPVLSLHYSTEGTTTSTIKLDFSDEWSSRSSSSRGCGGARPSEAPGAVQTREGPSAESSAAEQGAAVPGRSRDAAPPAEPVCGAEGASASSSAPGSTLTPAPAQAPASGGSVSASTLERGQGAEDTSGGCRREEPVGEGGHRGATGPGGQGVPTGPGGQGQPSRSNQDSDDSDDDPILIPSARYRGGQGQRGSAVGDRMIRRSAAARIQELFRRRKERREMEESETQNIRRPSVKMVYKGHRNSRTMIKESCFWGNNFVMSGSDCGHIFIWDRHTGEHLMLLEADNHVVNCLQPHPYDPILASSGIDYDIKIWSPLEASPSFNRVLAKEVIKRNELMLEETRNTITVPASFMLRMLASLNHIRTDRLEGDPSEGSGQENEDEQ, encoded by the exons ggagaagagaatTTGTCCAGCGGCTGAAACTTGAGGCGACGCTCACTGTTCACGATGGCTGT GTTAATACCATATCTTGGAATGACACGGGGGAGTATATCTTGTCAGGATCGGACGATACTAATCTGGTCATCACAAATCCCTACAACAGAAAG GTCAAGGCCACCATTCGCTCCGGCCACCGCGCCAACATCTTCAGCGCCAAGTTCATGCCTCAGACTGGCGACCAGCAGATCATCTCGTGCTCCGGGGACGGCATCATCTACTACACGCACACGGAGAGGAGCCCGGACATCAACCGGCAGTGCCAGTTCGCCTGCCACTACGGCACGGCCTACGAG ATTACGACGGTACCCAACGACCCTTACACGTTCCTGTCGTGCGGCGAGGACGGGACCGTGCGCTGGTTTGACCTCCGCACCAAGACCAGCTGCACCAAGGAGGACTGCAAAGAC GATATCCTGATAAACTGTCGGCGGGCGGCAACGTCCATCTCCATCTGTTCCCTGGTGCCATACTACCTGGCGGTGGGCTGCTCCGACAGCTCCGTGCGCATCTACGACAGACGCATGCTGGGAACCAGAGCTACAG gtaaCTACATGGGCCGCGGAACAACCGGCATGTGTGTGCGCTTCGTTCCGGCCCACCTGTCCAACAAGTCGTGTCGCGTGACGTCTCTCTGCTACAGCGGGGATGGACAGGAAGTCCTGGTCAGCTACTCCTCTGACTACATCTACCTGTTTGACCCCAACAATGACCAGGCCAGAGAACTGAAGGGGCCgtctgaggagaggagggaagag CTGCGCCAACCTCCAGTGAAGCGACTTCGTCTGAGAGGTGACTGGTCTGACACCGGACCCCGCGCGCGCCCCGAGAGTGAGCGGGAGAGGGACG GCGAGCAGAGCCCCAACGTCTCACTGATGCAGCGGATGTCAGACATGTTGTCCCGCTGGTTTGAGGAGGCCAGCGAAGCCCAGAGCAGCCGGGGAACCCCCCGCCCCCAGCCACGAGCCAGAG GAACTCTTCCCCGCATTGAGGGGGCCCCCACCATCCCACACCTCCCTAGAACACAACCTCCACAAGAAGCCCAGGCCCCTGGGGGCTCCATGGAAACAGAGGCCCCCGCAGCCCCCCCTGTACCAGTACCCCTCCCCACGGctacctccccctcctcttcaggATCGGTGGCAACGGTTCCCGCACCTCATCCATCAACCTCCTCGTCCACGGGCGGCCCGATGGGGCTCTCCTCCCCCCCGGAACAGAGTCAGGGGGACATAGCCGCGACCGCAGCCTCAACCCCTACGCCCGCCACGGAGACAGCACCGTCCG AATACGGTCCCCACCGCCTGCCGGTAAGTCTAGTGTGTAGGCGTCTGCAGCGGCTGCTCCTATTGGCCGACCCACCAGGACAGAGCCAATCCCCTTCCACCACCACCGCCGCCAGTGGGAGCCAATCACGGGGGGCTGCTGACGTTGCCGCGGCCACCGAGACTGCCCCCCCAACAG GAGGGCCAGAAACTGCAGTGAGTTTGGTAAAGTTAAAAACCCGTTCTGGGTCTGTCAGTGTAGCTGGAACCTCATCAGGGTCTGGGGCACCCAGCAGCAGTACTGGACCTGTTGGTAGCCGGGCCTCCACGGCAGAACCCGTCCTGAGTCTACACTACAGCACTGAGGGAACCACCACCAGCACCATCAAACTGGACTTCTCAGATGAGTG GAGCAGCAGGTCGTCCAGTTCCAGGGGATGTGGGGGGGCCAGACCGTCGGAGGCACCAGGAGCCGTCCAGACCAGAGAGGGGCCGTCGGCAGAGAGCTCTGCCGCAGAACAAG GAGCAGCTGTTCCGGGCCGGAGCAGAGATGCCGCTCCCCCGGCCGAGCCAGTGTGTGGGGCTGAGGGTGCCTCTGCGTCCTCCAGCGCTCCGGGCTCCACGCTCACCCCGGCCCCAGCGCAGGCCCCTGCTTCGGGGGGGAGTGTGAGTGCCTCGACCCTGGAGCGGGGCCAGGGCGCCGAGGACACCTCTGGGGGCTGCCGGAGAGAGGAACCCGTCGGGGAGGGAGGACACAGGGGAGCGACCGGGCCCGGTGGGCAGGGAGTTCCGACCGGGCCAGGTGGGCAGGGACAGCCCTCCCGTAGCAACCAGGACTCCGACGACAGTGATGATGACCCGATTCTGATCCCGTCTGCGCGGTACCGAGGAGGACAAGGACAGAG AGGATCAGCGGTAGGAGATAGGATGATCAG ACGGTCGGCTGCGGCCCGAATCCAGGAGCTGTTTAGACGGAGGAAGGAgcggagagagatggaggagagcgAGACCCAGAACATCAGGAGACCCTCCGTCAAGATGGTCTACAAGGGCCATCGTAACTCCAGGACTATG ATTAAGGAGTCGTGTTTCTGGGGGAACAACTTTGTGATGAGTGGTTCAGACTGCGGCCACATCTTCATCTGGGACAGACACACGGGGGAGCACCTGATGCTGTTGGAGGCTGACAATCATGTGGTCAACTGCCTTCAACCACACCCCTACGACCCAA TACTGGCCTCGTCAGGGATCGACTACGACATCAAGATCTGGTCCCCTCTGGAGGCCTCGCCGTCCTTTAACAGGGTCCTAGCTAAAGAG GTGATCAAGCGTAATGAGTTGATGTTAGAAGAGACCAGAAACACCATAACGGTCCCAGCGTCTTTCATGCTGCGAATGCTGGCTTCCCTCAATCACATCAGAACAG atcGCTTGGAGGGTGACCCCTCAGAAGGTTCCGGACAGGAGAACGAGGATGAGCAGTAG